One genomic window of Eggerthella timonensis includes the following:
- a CDS encoding xanthine dehydrogenase family protein molybdopterin-binding subunit yields the protein MGETSVWEPEGTNQDRADFKVVGTWDHPGRQSWDMVSGAAKYPTDLWMEGTLTAMALRCPYGHAKIKSLDIAEAEKIEGVKLVLTYEDEELASMPKYRPAYFEFGGSPLLGDEAEFEGDEVGAVVVAVNEEVCKQALAAIKVEWEVLPFILDAREAAKPGAPILRPEMNPDSNMTGNTFGAAVEWEQGCVEDGFKEADHIEVVDYGRPMWSQFRPMPPAYFSYWADDPWGNPDGEKMCYVTNHAHFPSNGPIVSAFMGAGSHADKYRALSPYMAARYCDFVEKRGAQFAPVLSKRLGGTPVRYVQSRRESFDAAVPQTYLTVRIGFKDDGTLVAVQSENVHQTGARGGYGDKTHGHLVLPPNAQGFKQTVSPNVYSEMAYYVTNGACTTADPGQPMYEPVNLAFAKMADVLGMDVSDVIMKNVRVTDPSLTACMDAAREAFDWAGKWHLAGERTLEDGRLHGVSCRYAASQTWGMISYNINLRMGVDGKIYMPYAEALIGTYWPDAVQLVIAEELGCKLEDVIVYYSPNYNNWQEGDAADRGSTCTWAAKEAAVLLKQQILATGAAAMGVTADEVDLVDSLITLKADPTKQMPIVGMGQLAVGYCGKPKVPFQTDVIRTMNVDMCEVAVDPETGLVEILDYVVAHDFGKVIRPSSALGQIENAITMNSGRALREELIWDEATGVLLNGNMYDYKVPTILDQPKIEPVPVETRCGGGAYGSTGVAHAHANPGLVGQAIQNATGGDFIDMVPYTPDKVLAVLGKIEQ from the coding sequence ATGGGCGAGACGAGCGTGTGGGAGCCCGAGGGCACCAACCAGGACCGCGCCGACTTCAAGGTGGTGGGCACGTGGGACCATCCGGGCCGCCAGTCGTGGGACATGGTGTCGGGCGCGGCCAAGTACCCCACCGACCTGTGGATGGAGGGCACGCTGACCGCGATGGCGCTGAGGTGCCCCTACGGCCACGCGAAGATCAAGAGCCTCGACATCGCCGAAGCCGAGAAGATCGAGGGCGTCAAGCTCGTGCTCACCTACGAGGACGAGGAGCTGGCCAGCATGCCGAAGTACCGTCCGGCGTACTTCGAGTTCGGCGGCAGCCCGCTTCTGGGCGACGAGGCCGAGTTCGAGGGCGACGAGGTGGGCGCCGTCGTGGTGGCCGTGAACGAGGAGGTGTGCAAGCAGGCCCTTGCCGCCATCAAGGTGGAGTGGGAGGTGCTGCCGTTCATCCTCGACGCGCGCGAGGCGGCCAAGCCCGGCGCGCCCATCCTGCGTCCCGAGATGAACCCCGACTCCAACATGACCGGCAACACGTTCGGCGCCGCCGTGGAGTGGGAGCAGGGCTGCGTGGAGGACGGGTTCAAGGAGGCCGACCACATCGAGGTCGTCGACTACGGCCGCCCCATGTGGAGCCAGTTCCGCCCCATGCCGCCGGCGTACTTCTCCTACTGGGCGGACGACCCGTGGGGCAACCCCGACGGCGAGAAGATGTGCTACGTGACGAACCACGCGCACTTCCCCTCGAACGGCCCCATCGTGTCGGCGTTCATGGGCGCCGGCTCGCACGCCGACAAGTACCGCGCGCTGTCGCCCTACATGGCGGCGCGCTACTGCGACTTCGTGGAGAAGCGCGGCGCGCAGTTCGCGCCGGTGCTGTCCAAGCGCTTGGGCGGCACGCCCGTTCGCTACGTGCAGTCGCGGCGCGAGTCGTTCGACGCGGCGGTGCCCCAGACCTACCTCACCGTGCGCATCGGCTTCAAGGACGACGGCACGCTCGTGGCGGTGCAGTCGGAGAACGTGCATCAGACGGGCGCCCGCGGCGGCTACGGCGACAAGACGCACGGGCACCTCGTGCTGCCGCCGAACGCGCAGGGCTTCAAGCAGACGGTCAGCCCCAACGTGTACTCGGAGATGGCCTACTACGTGACGAACGGCGCCTGCACCACGGCCGATCCGGGCCAGCCCATGTACGAGCCGGTGAACCTCGCGTTCGCCAAGATGGCCGACGTGCTGGGCATGGACGTGAGCGACGTCATCATGAAGAACGTGCGCGTGACCGACCCGTCGCTCACCGCCTGCATGGACGCGGCGCGCGAGGCCTTCGACTGGGCGGGCAAGTGGCACCTCGCCGGCGAGCGCACGCTTGAGGACGGCCGCCTGCACGGCGTGTCGTGCCGCTACGCCGCCTCGCAGACCTGGGGCATGATCTCCTACAACATCAACCTGCGCATGGGCGTGGACGGCAAGATCTACATGCCCTATGCAGAAGCCCTCATCGGCACGTACTGGCCCGACGCGGTGCAGCTGGTCATCGCCGAAGAACTGGGATGCAAGCTGGAAGACGTCATCGTCTACTATTCCCCGAACTACAACAACTGGCAGGAGGGCGACGCGGCCGATCGCGGATCCACGTGCACGTGGGCGGCGAAGGAGGCGGCCGTGCTGCTGAAGCAGCAGATCCTGGCCACGGGCGCGGCGGCCATGGGCGTGACGGCCGACGAGGTGGACCTCGTCGACTCGCTCATCACCCTCAAGGCCGACCCGACCAAGCAGATGCCCATCGTGGGGATGGGCCAGCTGGCCGTGGGGTACTGCGGCAAGCCCAAGGTGCCGTTCCAGACCGACGTCATCCGCACGATGAACGTGGACATGTGCGAGGTGGCCGTCGATCCCGAAACGGGCCTCGTGGAGATCCTCGACTACGTGGTGGCGCACGACTTCGGCAAGGTCATCCGGCCCTCGTCGGCGCTCGGCCAGATCGAGAACGCCATCACCATGAACTCGGGCCGCGCGCTGCGCGAGGAGCTGATCTGGGACGAGGCCACCGGCGTGCTGCTGAACGGCAACATGTACGACTACAAGGTGCCCACCATCCTCGACCAGCCCAAGATCGAGCCCGTGCCCGTGGAAACCCGCTGCGGCGGCGGTGCGTACGGCTCCACCGGCGTGGCGCACGCGCACGCGAACCCGGGCCTCGTGGGCCAGGCCATCCAGAACGCCACCGGCGGAGACTTCATCGACATGGTTCCCTACACGCCCGACAAGGTGCTGGCCGTGCTCGGGAAGATCGAGCAGTAG
- a CDS encoding FAD binding domain-containing protein, with protein MKHYKHQQAASAKEAASSAASGTAALIAGGTDLLGTLKDEILPTYPDTVIDLKTIPDMDGIAEDGDAVRIGALAKLADVADSDAVKNGCAALAEACARAASPTIRHMGTIGGNACQMHRCWYFRTPDDRFHCKRKGGDWCPARVGDNRYHSIFGDQDGCYAASSHDTAPALVALGATVVTTKREVPAEEFFKANGARSNVLEDGEVVTEFKVPKAAKSAFQKFALRKSIDFPVVNCAVAQGGDGTVRVVLGGVYPAPVRSSEAEAAVADGVSEQAAAQAGDAAVAACKPLGKNAYKVEIARTLVKRTLMDIV; from the coding sequence ATGAAACACTACAAGCATCAGCAGGCCGCCTCGGCCAAGGAGGCGGCGTCGAGCGCCGCGTCGGGCACGGCCGCGCTCATCGCGGGCGGCACCGACCTCTTGGGCACGTTGAAGGACGAGATCCTGCCGACGTACCCCGACACGGTGATCGACCTCAAGACGATCCCCGACATGGACGGCATCGCCGAGGACGGCGACGCGGTGCGCATCGGCGCGCTGGCGAAGCTGGCCGACGTGGCCGACAGCGACGCGGTGAAGAACGGCTGCGCGGCCTTGGCCGAGGCTTGCGCCCGCGCCGCGTCGCCCACCATCCGCCACATGGGCACCATCGGAGGCAACGCGTGCCAGATGCACCGCTGCTGGTACTTCCGCACGCCCGACGACCGCTTCCACTGCAAGCGCAAGGGCGGCGACTGGTGCCCGGCGCGCGTGGGCGACAACCGCTACCACTCCATCTTCGGCGACCAGGACGGCTGCTACGCGGCTAGCTCGCACGATACGGCGCCGGCGCTCGTGGCGCTGGGGGCCACCGTGGTCACCACGAAGCGCGAGGTGCCTGCCGAGGAGTTTTTCAAGGCCAACGGCGCGCGCTCGAACGTGCTGGAGGACGGCGAAGTGGTCACCGAGTTCAAGGTGCCGAAGGCGGCCAAGAGCGCGTTCCAGAAGTTCGCGCTGCGCAAGTCCATCGACTTTCCCGTCGTGAACTGCGCGGTGGCGCAGGGCGGGGACGGTACGGTGCGCGTGGTGCTGGGCGGCGTGTACCCGGCTCCCGTGCGCTCGTCCGAGGCCGAGGCCGCGGTGGCCGACGGCGTGAGCGAGCAGGCGGCCGCGCAGGCGGGCGACGCCGCAGTGGCGGCGTGCAAGCCGCTCGGCAAGAACGCCTACAAGGTGGAGATCGCGCGCACGCTGGTGAAGCGCACGCTCATGGACATCGTCTAG
- a CDS encoding XdhC family protein, with translation MREIRYDVDRWFEAGRDVALAQVTKTWGSSPRVPGSVMAVSDRGGIAGSVSGGCIEGSVIQAALDCLEGVRDASLERFHASTARAQEVGLSCGGNIEVLVARLDRALFEAECAELDAERPYVRASLVEPADGDGAGASFLLVSPDAAAAEGRVGLRAFAAPGCEGWRVVAPRDAEERLGRAVLAEAAQGVCACAPTEGAGLVRTGAGTFFFARTNPQPQLVCVGSVHISIHLTRMAKMLGYRTVVIDPRGALATEERFPFVDELVHAWPQEAFKTLRLTASTALCALTHDPKIDVPALAVALDSPAFYIGSLGRYTTQLARYRQLVCEGYDDEAIGRVYGPIGLDLKGREPAEIALSVMAEITAVRHGAAFPMSTMLASARRAEAERAGA, from the coding sequence ATGCGCGAGATACGCTACGACGTGGACCGATGGTTCGAGGCGGGGCGCGACGTCGCGCTGGCCCAGGTGACGAAGACCTGGGGGTCCTCGCCGCGCGTGCCGGGGTCGGTGATGGCGGTGAGCGATCGCGGCGGCATCGCCGGGTCGGTGTCGGGCGGCTGCATCGAAGGCAGCGTCATCCAGGCGGCGCTCGACTGCCTCGAGGGCGTGCGCGATGCCAGCCTCGAGCGCTTCCATGCTTCGACTGCGCGCGCCCAAGAGGTGGGGCTGTCGTGCGGCGGCAACATCGAGGTGCTCGTGGCGCGCCTCGACCGGGCGCTGTTCGAGGCGGAATGCGCCGAGCTCGACGCGGAGCGCCCGTACGTGCGTGCGAGCCTCGTCGAGCCGGCGGACGGGGACGGCGCGGGCGCGAGCTTCCTGCTCGTGTCGCCCGATGCGGCCGCGGCGGAAGGGCGCGTGGGCCTGCGCGCCTTCGCGGCGCCGGGCTGCGAAGGATGGCGGGTGGTCGCGCCGCGCGATGCGGAGGAGCGCCTCGGGCGCGCCGTGCTCGCAGAGGCGGCCCAGGGCGTATGCGCCTGCGCGCCGACGGAGGGCGCGGGGCTCGTGCGGACGGGTGCCGGCACGTTCTTCTTCGCGCGCACGAACCCGCAGCCCCAGCTCGTGTGCGTGGGCAGCGTGCACATCTCCATCCATCTGACGCGCATGGCGAAGATGCTGGGCTATCGCACCGTCGTCATCGACCCGCGCGGTGCGTTAGCCACCGAGGAGCGGTTTCCCTTCGTCGACGAGCTCGTCCACGCCTGGCCTCAGGAGGCGTTCAAAACGCTGCGCCTCACCGCGTCGACGGCGCTGTGCGCGCTCACGCACGACCCGAAGATCGACGTGCCCGCGCTGGCGGTCGCGCTCGATTCGCCGGCGTTCTACATCGGCTCGCTCGGGCGCTACACCACGCAGCTCGCGCGCTACCGCCAGCTCGTATGCGAGGGCTACGACGACGAGGCCATCGGCCGCGTGTACGGGCCCATCGGGCTCGACCTCAAAGGCCGCGAGCCGGCCGAGATCGCGCTGTCGGTGATGGCCGAGATCACGGCCGTGCGCCACGGAGCGGCCTTCCCGATGTCCACGATGCTCGCCTCCGCGCGCCGCGCCGAGGCGGAGCGCGCCGGTGCGTAG
- a CDS encoding rhodanese-like domain-containing protein produces the protein MRSRAAAAACAAAFALTGALALAGCAADAGEGEAAPAVQVVTAAEAHGLMTSDRVAVLDVRTQEEYDASHIVNARLLPLDSVDEAAAAAVAPDKDALVLVYCRTGVRSAEASAKLAELGYTQVRDFGGIESWPYATVDAEDGEDAGTVVNDDLPVGVKVVCGKTKPVPE, from the coding sequence GTGCGTAGCCGGGCGGCGGCCGCGGCGTGTGCGGCGGCGTTCGCGCTGACGGGAGCGCTCGCACTGGCCGGTTGCGCTGCGGATGCGGGCGAGGGCGAGGCGGCGCCGGCCGTGCAGGTCGTCACCGCGGCGGAGGCGCACGGCCTCATGACGTCGGACCGCGTGGCCGTGCTCGACGTGCGTACGCAGGAGGAGTACGACGCGTCGCACATCGTGAACGCGCGCCTGCTGCCGCTCGACTCCGTCGACGAGGCGGCGGCTGCGGCCGTCGCTCCCGACAAGGACGCGCTCGTGCTCGTGTACTGCCGCACCGGCGTGCGCTCGGCCGAGGCGAGCGCCAAGCTGGCCGAGCTCGGCTACACCCAGGTGCGCGACTTCGGCGGCATCGAGTCGTGGCCGTACGCCACCGTCGACGCCGAGGATGGCGAGGACGCGGGCACCGTGGTCAACGACGATCTCCCCGTGGGCGTGAAGGTGGTGTGCGGCAAGACGAAGCCGGTGCCGGAGTGA